CGGTTCTTCTGGAGCCGATGATGGCTGTCGAAGTCACGGTTCCCGAGGACTACATGGGCACGGTGATCGGCGACCTGAACTCCCGCCGCGGACGTATCGAAGGCATGGAGATGCAGAGCGGACAGCAGGTGATCAAGGCGACGGTTCCTCTGTCGACCATGTTCGCTTACTCGAACAACCTGCGTGGTTCGACCCAGGGCCGTGGCAACTTCTCGATGCAGTTCGCGCATTACGAAGAAGCACCGCGCTCGGTCTCGGAAGAGATCATCGCCAAGGTACAGGGCAAGCAGTAAGTCCGCGGTTCAACTTTAGATTTTTAGACTTTCAGAAAGACGGAGAACAAGATGGCGAAGGAAAAATTTGACCGGTCTAAGCCTCACGTAAACGTGGGAACGATTGGTCACATCGATCACGGCAAGACGACGTTGACGGCGGCGATCACGAAGGTTCTGTCGAAGCAC
Above is a genomic segment from Terriglobus tenax containing:
- a CDS encoding GTP-binding protein, encoding MAKEKFDRSKPHVNVGTIGHIDHGKTTLTAAITKVLSKH